GTGCGCGAGGTGCGGCAGCCGGGTCTCGATGTACTCGCGGTTCGCGCCGAGCAGCCGGGACAGGCTCACGTTGGCGTCGTAGATCCGCAGGTCGTACCCCTTGCCGAGGAGGCGTTCGGCCAGTTCGACGAGCGGGCTCTCCCGGAGGTCGTCGGTGCCGGGTTTGAAGGAGAGACCGAACAGGCCCGCGCGGCGCCTGCCGGTGCGTTCGACGAGTTCCACCGCGCGCTGGAGATGGGCGGTGTTGGACGGCAGCACATGGGCGAGGATGGGCACCGAGACATCGGCCCGGTGTGCCGCGTGGACCAGGCTGCGCAGGTCCTTGGGCAGGCAGGACCCGCCGAAGGCGAAGCCGGGCCGCAGATAGGCGGGGCTGATGTTCAGCTTGCGGTCGGCCAGGAACACATCCATCACCTGGTGCGAGTCCACCCCGAGGGCCTGGCAGACCGCGCCCAGCTCGTTCGCGAAGCCGATCTTGAGGCCGTGGAAGGCGTTGTCCGCGTATTTGATCGCCTCGGCCGTCGGGACCGGCACCCGGAACACCTCGCCGGGCAGGTCCCGGTAGAGCGCCGCCACCGTGTCGCCGCTGGCCGGGTCGATCTCGCCGATGACGGTCTTGGGCGGGTCGAAGAAGTCCCGCACGCTCGTGCCCTCGCGCAGGAACTCCGGGTTGACCGCGACCCCGAAGTCCACTCCGGCCGTGCCGCCGACGCTCTTCTCCAGGATCGGCACCAGCAGGTTCAGACAGGTGCCCGGGAGCATGGTGCTGCGGAAGACGACGGTCTGCCGCCCGCCCCGCTCGGCCAGCGCGGCGCCGATCTCCTCGGTGACCCGCTCCAGATAGGCCGTGCACAGGCTGCCGTTGGGTTCCGACGGTGTGCCCACGCACACCAGTGACACCTCGCTGCCCCTGATCGCCTCGCCGACGTCGCCGGTGGCGCGCAACGCCCCGGTCCGTACGGCCTCGGCGACGAGTTCGCCGATCCGTTCCTCGACCACCGGGGCCCTGCCGCTGTTGACCAGGTCGACCTTCACCTGGTTGACGTCCACCCCGATGACCTCGTGTCCCATGTCGGCCAGGCACGCGGCTGATACACAGCCCACGTAGCCGAGCCCGAACACACTGACTCTCATGCCCTGTCTCTCCCCCCGGGCAGGCCCCTGCGGCCTGCGCTCCGCGTGCGGGCCGCCGTGCGGCCCTGTCTCCCGCGCATCAGTAGGCCCCCTGCCCGTAGACCACCGCGCGCAGGGTCTTCCACAAGATCACCGCGTCGAGGGCGAGCGACCAGTCCTCGACATATCTCAGGTCCAGCCGGACCGCTT
The nucleotide sequence above comes from Streptomyces clavuligerus. Encoded proteins:
- a CDS encoding nucleotide sugar dehydrogenase, which encodes MRVSVFGLGYVGCVSAACLADMGHEVIGVDVNQVKVDLVNSGRAPVVEERIGELVAEAVRTGALRATGDVGEAIRGSEVSLVCVGTPSEPNGSLCTAYLERVTEEIGAALAERGGRQTVVFRSTMLPGTCLNLLVPILEKSVGGTAGVDFGVAVNPEFLREGTSVRDFFDPPKTVIGEIDPASGDTVAALYRDLPGEVFRVPVPTAEAIKYADNAFHGLKIGFANELGAVCQALGVDSHQVMDVFLADRKLNISPAYLRPGFAFGGSCLPKDLRSLVHAAHRADVSVPILAHVLPSNTAHLQRAVELVERTGRRRAGLFGLSFKPGTDDLRESPLVELAERLLGKGYDLRIYDANVSLSRLLGANREYIETRLPHLAHLLADSVGEVLEHADVCLVGTRDPEVLAALPHGEGPVIVDLVRLPDADRRRAEPGYLGLAW